From one Asterias amurensis chromosome 10, ASM3211899v1 genomic stretch:
- the LOC139943102 gene encoding uncharacterized protein has translation MASLQQTTSSQGLFLNILLIAITLPVASCLTPTSFPGTHHPNAHSGLDNFQKGMIIGFVTFAVLALFMMILILYFLVKGTRRELKRAQVELAELREQRRQDVASERLQVRSRTSELQCIVDGDEDDSSDLVKDEKDQYEDEFDCVAPPSPSYDNYTYVNMKRNGRHGRKPKQANDFIIEN, from the coding sequence ATGGCGTCGTTACAGCAAACAACCTCCAGCCAGGGGCTCTTCCTCAATATACTCCTCATTGCAATAACGTTACCAGTAGCGTCCTGCCTGAccccaacctcgttcccagggacTCACCATCCAAACGCGCATTCGGGCCTGGACAACTTCCAGAAGGGGATGATCATTGGGTTCGTGACGTTCGCCGTCTTGGCCCTTTTCATGATGATACTGATCCTGTACTTCCTCGTGAAGGGCACCAGACGAGAGTTGAAACGGGCGCAGGTCGAGTTGGCCGAGCTGCGCGAGCAGCGCAGGCAAGACGTTGCCTCGGAGAGGCTCCAGGTACGAAGTCGGACCTCAGAGCTTCAGTGCATCGTGGACGGGGACGAGGACGACTCGTCTGATCTAGTGAAGGACGAGAAGGACCAATATGAGGACGAGTTTGACTGTGTAGCGCCCCCGTCGCCGTCGTATGATAATTATACGTACGTGAACATGAAGAGGAATGGTCGCCATGGACGGAAGCCGAAACAGgccaatgattttattataGAAAACTGA